The Zavarzinia compransoris genome contains the following window.
GGCCCTGAACGCGATCGCCGCGAAGATCGGCCCGCAGAAGCGCTGGCTCGCCACCGCCCAGGCCGCGGAGTAAGGCCTCCGTCATGGCGGAAACCATTCCCGCATCGGTCGTTGCGGCGGCGGCTCGCTGGCCCGATCGCCCCGCAATCGAGGAAGGCGGTGCCGTCTCGAGTTTCGCTGCACTCGAGGCGGCCCGCCGGACCGCCGCGCGGGCCTTCATCGCCGCCGGGATCGACAAGGGCGACCGGGTGGCGATCTGGGCGCCCAATATGGCGGAATGGATCGTCGCCGCTATCGGCCTGCAATCGGCAGGCGCGGTGCTCGTGCCCCTGAACACGCGCTTCAAGGGGCGCGAGGCCGGGCAGATCCTGCGGGCATCGGGGGCGAAGCTGCTGGTTACCGTGCGCGGCTTCCTCGGCTTCGACTATCCCGCCATGCTGGCGGGGGAAGACCTGCCGGATCTCGAAGGCCTGGTCATCCTGCGCGGCGATGCCGGCACGGACCTGGCCTGGGAGACCTTCCTCGCCCGGGGGGCGGCGGTCGGCGAGGCCGCGGCGGCCGCGCGGCTGGCCGCGGTCGGGCCGGACGATCCTTGCGACATGCTCTTCACCTCGGGCACCACCGGCCTGCCCAAGGGGGTCGTCTCGCATCACGGCCAGACCGTGCGCACGATCGAGACCTGGAGCAGCGTGGTCGGCCTGACCGAGTGGGACCGTTTCCTGGTGGTCAATCCCTTCTTCCACTCCTTCGGTTACAAGGCGGGCTGGCTCGCCTGCCTGCTGAAGGGCGCGGCCTGCCTGCCCGAGGCGGTGTTCGACACTACCCGCCTGCTCGACCGCATCGAGCGGGAAAAGGTCAGCGTGCTGCCCGGCGCGCCCACGGTCTATCAGTCGCTGCTGGGCGACGGCGGTTACCGGATGCGGGACATCTCGTCGCTGCGCCTGGCGGTGACCGGGGCGGCCAGCGTGCCGGTCGACCTGATCCGGCGCATGATCTCGGACCTGAAGTTCGATGTCGTCCTCACCGCCTACGGCCTGACCGAGGCGCCGGTGGTCACCATGTGCGGCGTCGACGACGATCCGGAAACCATCGCCAACCGCTGCGGCCGGCCGATCCCGGGGATCGAGGTGATCTGCGCCGACGCGGCGGGCGCCGAAGTCCCGCCCGGCACCGAGGGCGAGGTGCTGGTGCGCGGCTACAACGTCATGGCCGGCTATTTCGAGAACGAGGCGGCGACGCGCGAAGCGATCGACGGCGCCGGCTGGCTCCACACCGGCGACATCGGCGTGATGGACGAGCGCGGTTACCTGAAGATCACCGACCGCAAGAAGGACATGTTCATCGTCGGCGGCTTCAACTGCTACCCGGCGGAAATCGAGAATATCATCCTCAGCCGCCGGGATGTCGCCCAGGCCGCGGTCGTCGGCATTCCCGACGCGCGCATGGGCGAAGTCGCCAAGGCGATCCTGGTGCCCGCCAAGGGGGCGGTCATCGAAAAGGATGAATTTCTGGCCTGGTGCCGCGCCAATATGGCGAACTACAAGGCGCCGCGCCAGGTCGAGATCCTTGATGCCCTGCCGCTGACCGCCAGCGGCAAAGTCCAGAAATTCATGCTGCGGTGACGATAGAAGTTACCCAAGGATAAGGTACCATGGACAAGACCATGACGGTAAGGGAGATGGTGGGCCGGCTGAAAAGCGGTGCCACCATCGGCATCGGCGGCTGGGGCGCGCGGCGCAAGCCCATGGCCCTGGTGCGCGAGATTCTGCGCAGCGATGTCACCGATCTCACCGTCGTTTCCTATGGCGGGCCGGATGTCGGCCTGCTGGCGGCGGCGGGACGGATCAGGAAGCTGGTGTTCGGCTTCGTCTCCCTCGACTCGATCCCGCTGGACAATCATTTCCGCGCGGCCCGCCAGGCCGGTTCTTTCGAAACCCTCGAAATCGACGAGGGCATGCTGCAATGGGGCTTGCGCGCGGCGGCCATGCGCCTGCCGTTCCTGCCCACCCGCGCCGGTCTCGGCACCGATGTCGAGGGCTTGAACGGCGCGCTGCGCACCGTCACCTCGCCCTATGACGACGGCGAAGTACTGATCGCCATGCCGGCGCTGCGCCTCGATGCCGCCTTCGTTCACGTCAATGCGGCGGATCGGCTCGGCAATGCGATCGTCACCGCCCCCGATCCCTTCTTCGACGAATTGTTCTGCCGGGCGGCGGACCAGGCCTTCGTCACCACCGACCGGCTGGTCTCGACCGCCGATCTCGGCGGTTTCCCGGGCGCACGCCATCACCTCGTCGAACGGTCGTGCGTGACCGGGGTCGCCCATGTTCCCTTCGGCGCCCACCCGACCTCGTCGGGCCCCGACTACGGCTTCGACTTCAAACACTTGAAGGATTACAACGACGCCGGCTTCGCCGACTGGCGCGGCCGCTTCGTCGACCTGCCGTCCCATGACGCCTATCTCGCCGCCGCCGGCGGTGCGGAAAAGCTCGCCGCCCTGCCGCTGCCGGTGTTCTGAGGAGGACGACGATGACCTATACGCTCGCGGAACTCTGCATCGCCGCCGCCGCCGAAGCCTGGCGCGGCAACGGTGAAGTGCTCGCCTCCGGCATCGGGCTGGTGCCCCGGCTGGCGGCGTCGCTGGCCAAGGCCAGCTTCGCGCCCGAACTGATGATGACCGATGGCGAGGCCTATCTGGTCGAGGCGCCGGTGCCGGTCGGCAAGCGCGGCGCCTATGTCCCGCAGGTCGAGGGCTGTATGACCTATGCCCGCGTCTTCGACGTCGTCTATCGCGGGCACCGCCATGCCATGACCGGGCCGGTCCAGGTCGACCGCTTCGGCCAGCAGAATATCTCCGCCGTCGGCGACTATCGGCGGCCCAAGGCGGCGCTGCTCGGCGTGCGCGGCATTCCGGGCAACACGATCAATCACATCAATTCGATGTTCGTGCCCAATCACTCCACCCGCGTCTTCGTCTCCGGCGAGGTCGATATGGTGTCCGGCGTCGGTTACAACCCGGCCCGGCTGGGCGGCGGCCGCTCGGACCGTTTCGTCGACCTGCGCCTGATCGTCACCGATCTCGCGGTGCTCGACTTCGGTGGCGCGGACCATGCGATCCGCGTGCGCCACCTGCATCCGGGCATCGGCTTCGATCAGGTCCAGGCGGCGACCGGCTTTCCGCTCGAAGGGCGGGAAAGCGCCACCGAAACCCCGGCGCCGACGGCGGAGCAATTGCACCTGATCCGCAACCTGCTCGATCCCCATGACGTCAGGGCCACGGTGTTCAAGGAAAACCCGCCGGGCGACCGGCGTCGGGCCGCGTGAACCCGCCCCGCCCGGGCCAGACATGGGGCGGGGCACTTTCACCGGCGACAAGAAAAAAGCGGAGGCAGCGATGGGCGAGATCATTTACGAGACCGAGAACCCGGTCCATTACAACGTGGCGGACGGTATCGCGACCATCACCATGGATCGGACGCGCTACAACAATGTCCAGAACAGTCAGATGACCTATGCCCTGGACGCCGCCTTCCGCCGGGCGGCGGACGACGACGAGGTGAAGGTCATCGTCCTTGCCGGCGCCGGCAAGCATTTCTCCGCCGGCCACGACATCGGCACCCCCGGGCGCGATGTCGAGCGGACCTTCGAGCGCCGGCACCTGTGGTGGGACCATGTCGGCAAGCCGGGCGGGGAGAAACTCTTCGTCCGCGAGCAGGAAGTCTATCTCGGCATGTGCCGGCGCTGGCGCGACATCCCCAAGCCGACCATCGCCATGGTCCAGGGCGCCTGTGTCGCCGGCGGTCTCATGCTGGCCTGGGTCTGCGACCTGATCGTCGCCGCCGACGATGCCTTCTTCGCCGATCCGGTGGTGCGCATGGGCATTCCGGGGGTCGAATATTTCGCCCATGTCCACGAGCTGAACGCCCGCATCGCCAAGGAATTCCTCTTCCTCGGCGAACGCATGACGGCGGAGCGCGCCTATCAGATGGGCATGGTCAACCGCGTCGTCGCCCGCGACCGGCTGGAGGCCGAGACCTATGCCATCGCCGGGCGCATCGCCCAGATGCCGCGCATGGGCCTGGCCCTGGCCAAGCAGGTGGTGAACCACATCGAGGATCTCCAGGGCAAGCGCGCCGGCATGGACAACGCCTTCGGTTACCACCATTTCGCCCATGTCCACAACACGCTGGTGCAGGGCGACACCCTCGGCGGTTACGACGGCAAGGCCATGGCCCAGTCCCAGAAGGCAGCCGAGGAAAAGAAGAAGGTGGCGGAGGCGGGCGAATGACCCATCCGGCCCTGAACACGCCGCTGACCGAACGGCTCGGCTGCCGCTATCCGATCCTGCAGACGGCCATGGGCTGGGTGGCGACGCCGCAGCTGGTGGCCGCGACGTCCAATGCCGGGGCTTTCGGCTTCCTCGCCGGCGCCGTCATCCCGGCGGAGCGGATCGAGGCGGAAATCCTCAAGGTCAAGGCGCTGACCGACAAGCCCTTCGGCCTGAACCTGCACATGTTCCTGCCGGGTGCCGATCACATGCTGGACATGGCGATCCGGCACGGGCTTCGGGCGGTGTCCTATTCCCGCTCGCCCTCCGCGGCGCTGGTGTCCAAGCTGAAGGCGGCGGGGCTGGTCTGCATCCCGACCGTGGGCGCGGTGAAACATGCGGTCGCCGCGGTGAAGATGGGCGCCGACATGGTGACCGTGCAGGGCGGGGAAGGCGGCGGTCACACCGGCTCGGTGCCGACTTCGCTGCTGGTCCCCCAGGTGCTGGACGCGGTGACCGTGCCGGTGGTGGCGGCCGGCGGCTTCAAGGACGGCCGCGGGCTGGTCGCGGCGCTTGCCTATGGCGCGGCCGGCGTCGCCATGGGCACACGCTTCCTGATGACCAGCGACAGCCCGGTGCCGCGCGCGACGCTGGAGCGCTATATAACGTCCGAGATCACCAACATCATCGTCTCGACACGGGTCGACGGCGCGCCCATGCGCATGATCCTGAACGAGGCACTCAACCGGCTGGAAAAGGCCGGGCCGGTCGGGCGCCTGTGGCAGGCGCTGAAATCGGGGCTTGCCTTCCGCCGGCATGCCGGCCTCGGCCTGGTCGAGACCTTCCGCTCGGCGCTGGCCAATGCCCGGGCCAATAAGCTGAGTCTGGCCGAAACCCTGATGGCGGCCAATTCGCCGATGCTGATCCAGCGGTCCATGGTCGAGGGCCATCCCGCCGAAGGCGTGCTGCCGTCGGGCCAGGTGGCCGGGCTGATCCGCGACCTGCCCACAGCCGCCGAGGCCGTCGAGCGCATCATCGCCGAGGCGGAAGCCCGCCTCGACGCCCTGACGAACCCGCGGCGCGACGCCGCCGCCGCCGAGTGAGGCCGACCATGGAATTCGCCTATACCGTAACCGACCGCATCGCCGAAGTGGTGATGAACCAGCCGCCGGTGAACGCCTTCAATTCCATCGGCTGGGCCAATCTGGCGAAGACGATCACCGCCGCGGGCGAGGATCCGGCGGTCAATGTCGTCATCCTGCGGGCCGAGGGCCGGGGCTTCTGCGCCGGCGTCGACATCAAGGAACTGGCGGCGGACGGGCGCAGGATCGTTGCCGTGAACAAGGGCTGCTACGACAGTTTCGCCGCCGTGCACCGCTGCAAGGTGCCGGTGATCGCCGCCACCCATGGCTTCGTCCTCGGCGGCGGCATCGGCCTTGCGGGCGCCGCCGATATCATCATCGCGTCCGAGGACAGCTATTTCGGCCTGCCGGAAATCGACCGCGGCGCCATGGGCGGCGCCTCGCATTTCCTGCGCATGCTGCCGTTGCAGAAGGTACGCGCCCTGTTCTACACGGGCGAGAGCATCAAGGCGGCGGAAATGGCCCGCTGGGGCGCCATCGAAAGCGTCGTCCCGCGCGAGACGCTGGT
Protein-coding sequences here:
- a CDS encoding enoyl-CoA hydratase; the encoded protein is MGEIIYETENPVHYNVADGIATITMDRTRYNNVQNSQMTYALDAAFRRAADDDEVKVIVLAGAGKHFSAGHDIGTPGRDVERTFERRHLWWDHVGKPGGEKLFVREQEVYLGMCRRWRDIPKPTIAMVQGACVAGGLMLAWVCDLIVAADDAFFADPVVRMGIPGVEYFAHVHELNARIAKEFLFLGERMTAERAYQMGMVNRVVARDRLEAETYAIAGRIAQMPRMGLALAKQVVNHIEDLQGKRAGMDNAFGYHHFAHVHNTLVQGDTLGGYDGKAMAQSQKAAEEKKKVAEAGE
- a CDS encoding CoA transferase subunit A → MDKTMTVREMVGRLKSGATIGIGGWGARRKPMALVREILRSDVTDLTVVSYGGPDVGLLAAAGRIRKLVFGFVSLDSIPLDNHFRAARQAGSFETLEIDEGMLQWGLRAAAMRLPFLPTRAGLGTDVEGLNGALRTVTSPYDDGEVLIAMPALRLDAAFVHVNAADRLGNAIVTAPDPFFDELFCRAADQAFVTTDRLVSTADLGGFPGARHHLVERSCVTGVAHVPFGAHPTSSGPDYGFDFKHLKDYNDAGFADWRGRFVDLPSHDAYLAAAGGAEKLAALPLPVF
- a CDS encoding FadD3 family acyl-CoA ligase, which translates into the protein MAETIPASVVAAAARWPDRPAIEEGGAVSSFAALEAARRTAARAFIAAGIDKGDRVAIWAPNMAEWIVAAIGLQSAGAVLVPLNTRFKGREAGQILRASGAKLLVTVRGFLGFDYPAMLAGEDLPDLEGLVILRGDAGTDLAWETFLARGAAVGEAAAAARLAAVGPDDPCDMLFTSGTTGLPKGVVSHHGQTVRTIETWSSVVGLTEWDRFLVVNPFFHSFGYKAGWLACLLKGAACLPEAVFDTTRLLDRIEREKVSVLPGAPTVYQSLLGDGGYRMRDISSLRLAVTGAASVPVDLIRRMISDLKFDVVLTAYGLTEAPVVTMCGVDDDPETIANRCGRPIPGIEVICADAAGAEVPPGTEGEVLVRGYNVMAGYFENEAATREAIDGAGWLHTGDIGVMDERGYLKITDRKKDMFIVGGFNCYPAEIENIILSRRDVAQAAVVGIPDARMGEVAKAILVPAKGAVIEKDEFLAWCRANMANYKAPRQVEILDALPLTASGKVQKFMLR
- a CDS encoding CoA-transferase subunit beta yields the protein MTYTLAELCIAAAAEAWRGNGEVLASGIGLVPRLAASLAKASFAPELMMTDGEAYLVEAPVPVGKRGAYVPQVEGCMTYARVFDVVYRGHRHAMTGPVQVDRFGQQNISAVGDYRRPKAALLGVRGIPGNTINHINSMFVPNHSTRVFVSGEVDMVSGVGYNPARLGGGRSDRFVDLRLIVTDLAVLDFGGADHAIRVRHLHPGIGFDQVQAATGFPLEGRESATETPAPTAEQLHLIRNLLDPHDVRATVFKENPPGDRRRAA
- a CDS encoding NAD(P)H-dependent flavin oxidoreductase, which translates into the protein MTHPALNTPLTERLGCRYPILQTAMGWVATPQLVAATSNAGAFGFLAGAVIPAERIEAEILKVKALTDKPFGLNLHMFLPGADHMLDMAIRHGLRAVSYSRSPSAALVSKLKAAGLVCIPTVGAVKHAVAAVKMGADMVTVQGGEGGGHTGSVPTSLLVPQVLDAVTVPVVAAGGFKDGRGLVAALAYGAAGVAMGTRFLMTSDSPVPRATLERYITSEITNIIVSTRVDGAPMRMILNEALNRLEKAGPVGRLWQALKSGLAFRRHAGLGLVETFRSALANARANKLSLAETLMAANSPMLIQRSMVEGHPAEGVLPSGQVAGLIRDLPTAAEAVERIIAEAEARLDALTNPRRDAAAAE
- a CDS encoding enoyl-CoA hydratase family protein, with protein sequence MEFAYTVTDRIAEVVMNQPPVNAFNSIGWANLAKTITAAGEDPAVNVVILRAEGRGFCAGVDIKELAADGRRIVAVNKGCYDSFAAVHRCKVPVIAATHGFVLGGGIGLAGAADIIIASEDSYFGLPEIDRGAMGGASHFLRMLPLQKVRALFYTGESIKAAEMARWGAIESVVPRETLVDAARALAAKIAAKSGKALRLAKEALNGIEPVDIERNYRFEQGFTLELYTSPDSQEARDAFVEKRDAKFG